Proteins encoded in a region of the Streptomyces sp. NBC_01298 genome:
- a CDS encoding TetR/AcrR family transcriptional regulator, whose protein sequence is MPKRVDHEERRTQIAEALIRVAGRRGLHAVGMRDVAAEAGVSLRLVQYYFQTKEKLLFYGLQHLTDRFTARVGARLAAAGPAPGPRATIEALLLASLPTDEDGRTFHLLYSSYSILSVTDEALAAQPFIDNPDAAENAVAGLIGQAQEAGLADPDVDARIEAISLLAMAATMGTSILVGQRGPESAVAVLSHHLDRIFRTGTPSPAGDAPPS, encoded by the coding sequence ATGCCGAAACGCGTGGACCACGAGGAACGCCGCACCCAGATCGCCGAGGCACTCATCCGCGTCGCCGGCCGGCGCGGGCTGCACGCGGTCGGCATGCGCGACGTGGCCGCCGAGGCCGGAGTCTCCCTGCGCCTGGTCCAGTACTACTTCCAGACCAAGGAGAAGCTGCTCTTCTACGGGCTCCAGCACCTGACCGACCGCTTCACCGCCCGGGTCGGCGCCCGCCTGGCCGCCGCCGGCCCCGCGCCCGGCCCGCGCGCCACGATCGAGGCGCTGCTGCTGGCCTCCCTGCCGACCGACGAGGACGGCCGCACCTTCCACCTGCTCTACAGCTCCTACTCGATCCTGTCCGTGACCGACGAGGCCCTCGCCGCCCAGCCCTTCATCGACAACCCCGACGCCGCCGAGAACGCGGTGGCCGGGCTGATCGGCCAGGCCCAGGAAGCCGGCCTGGCCGACCCGGACGTCGACGCGCGCATCGAGGCGATCAGCCTGCTGGCCATGGCCGCGACCATGGGCACCAGCATCCTGGTCGGCCAGCGCGGCCCCGAGTCGGCCGTCGCGGTCCTGAGCCACCACCTGGACCGGATCTTCAGGACGGGCACACCGAGTCCCGCAGGGGACGCTCCCCCGTCGTGA
- a CDS encoding alpha/beta hydrolase has translation MTTYRTKAVLAALCATAVAATLTGAGTAGAAAPAATRAAPPARPALAWAQCTHKDHLEGQQCAKLSVPLDYADPAGPRVDLAVSRLPSTRPAARRGTLVVVPGGPGGSGVQRLSQKGAALAGQLAGAYDLVALDPRGVGGSVTAACGLDAADRHMTTLRSWPGADGGIAENADRSRRVAEACAANGGAELRGFTTANQARDMDRFREALGERKLSVWAVSYGTYVTAVYAQRFPHRTDRLVLDSSGDPDPTRVERGWLANMARGAEDRFPDFAAWAADPARAAQGLRLAEHPDSVRPLFLALAEELDRSPKPSNVPGLPLTGTMLRQAMQLALYGDAQFPGFARLVRAAQNPKAVPELPQELAGVLSDSDAALMVGVICNDVAWPKDVSGYERAVAADRVAHPLTAGMPANITPCAFWKDAPAERPARITDRGPSNILMVQNLRDPATPYAGSLKMREALGSRARLLTVDHGGHGVYLGNGNACSDHTVTAYLTTGERPLRDSVCPS, from the coding sequence ATGACCACTTACCGCACCAAGGCCGTACTCGCGGCCCTCTGTGCCACGGCCGTCGCGGCCACGCTGACCGGCGCCGGCACCGCCGGCGCAGCGGCCCCCGCCGCCACCCGGGCCGCCCCGCCGGCCCGGCCCGCGCTGGCCTGGGCGCAGTGCACGCACAAGGACCACCTCGAAGGCCAGCAGTGCGCCAAGCTGTCCGTCCCCCTCGACTACGCCGACCCGGCCGGTCCGCGGGTGGACCTCGCCGTGTCCCGGCTGCCCAGCACCCGTCCCGCCGCCCGGCGCGGGACCCTGGTCGTGGTGCCCGGCGGCCCCGGCGGCTCGGGCGTGCAGCGGCTCTCGCAGAAGGGAGCCGCGCTGGCGGGGCAGTTGGCCGGCGCCTACGACCTCGTCGCGCTCGACCCGCGCGGTGTCGGCGGCAGCGTCACCGCCGCGTGCGGACTGGACGCGGCCGACCGGCACATGACGACCTTGCGCTCCTGGCCCGGCGCCGACGGGGGGATCGCGGAGAACGCCGACCGCTCCCGCCGGGTGGCCGAGGCCTGCGCCGCGAACGGCGGCGCGGAGCTGCGCGGTTTCACCACCGCCAACCAGGCGCGCGACATGGACCGCTTCCGGGAGGCCCTCGGCGAGCGCAAGCTCTCGGTCTGGGCCGTCTCCTACGGGACCTACGTGACGGCGGTGTACGCGCAGAGGTTCCCGCACCGCACCGACCGCCTGGTGCTGGACAGCAGCGGTGACCCCGATCCGACGCGGGTCGAGCGGGGCTGGCTCGCGAACATGGCGCGGGGCGCGGAGGACCGCTTCCCCGACTTCGCGGCCTGGGCGGCGGACCCGGCGCGGGCGGCGCAGGGGCTGCGGCTCGCCGAACACCCGGACAGCGTACGCCCGTTGTTCCTGGCGCTGGCCGAGGAACTGGACCGTTCCCCGAAGCCCTCGAACGTGCCCGGCCTGCCGCTGACCGGCACGATGCTGCGCCAGGCCATGCAGCTCGCCCTGTACGGCGACGCCCAGTTCCCCGGTTTCGCCCGCCTGGTCCGTGCGGCCCAGAACCCCAAGGCGGTCCCGGAGCTGCCCCAGGAGCTCGCCGGGGTGCTGTCCGACTCGGACGCGGCGCTGATGGTGGGGGTCATCTGCAACGACGTGGCCTGGCCGAAGGACGTCTCCGGCTATGAGCGGGCGGTGGCCGCGGACCGGGTCGCGCACCCCCTGACGGCCGGCATGCCGGCGAACATCACCCCGTGCGCCTTCTGGAAGGACGCCCCCGCCGAACGCCCCGCCCGGATCACCGACCGGGGTCCCTCGAACATCCTGATGGTCCAGAACCTCCGCGACCCGGCGACCCCGTACGCCGGCTCGCTGAAGATGCGCGAGGCCCTCGGCTCGCGGGCCCGGCTGCTCACCGTCGACCACGGCGGCCACGGGGTCTACCTGGGCAACGGCAACGCCTGCTCCGACCACACGGTCACCGCGTACCTCACGACGGGGGAGCGTCCCCTGCGGGACTCGGTGTGCCCGTCCTGA
- a CDS encoding CbtA family protein, whose protein sequence is MNTISPRALLVRGMLAGVLAGVAAFLVAYLLGESQVDAAIAIEEAGSHDHGDAEAAPVSRALQATAGLGTGTLLYGIALGGIAALVYCYALGRIGRFGPRATALLVSGGLFVTVSLVPFFKYPANPPAVGDPETTVQRTTLYVLMLALGLLLAAAALILGRRLAPRLGNWNASVVAALAFVVAVGIAYALLPGINEVPKGFPAALVWQFRLASLAIQAAMWTTFGLAFGFLAERALAPALTPKEAVQPAS, encoded by the coding sequence ATGAACACCATTTCCCCCCGCGCGCTCCTCGTCCGGGGCATGCTCGCCGGCGTGCTGGCGGGCGTAGCCGCGTTCCTCGTCGCGTACCTCCTGGGCGAGTCCCAGGTCGACGCGGCGATCGCCATCGAGGAAGCCGGATCCCACGATCACGGCGACGCCGAGGCGGCCCCGGTCAGCCGGGCCCTGCAGGCCACGGCCGGTCTGGGCACCGGAACCCTGCTCTACGGCATCGCGCTCGGCGGCATCGCCGCGCTCGTCTACTGCTACGCCCTGGGCCGGATCGGCCGCTTCGGCCCCCGGGCCACGGCGCTGCTGGTGTCCGGCGGTCTGTTCGTCACCGTCTCCCTGGTGCCGTTCTTCAAGTACCCGGCCAACCCGCCGGCCGTCGGAGACCCCGAGACCACGGTCCAGCGGACCACCCTCTACGTCCTGATGCTCGCACTCGGCCTGCTGCTCGCGGCGGCCGCGCTGATCCTGGGGCGGCGCCTCGCGCCGCGCCTGGGCAACTGGAACGCCTCGGTCGTCGCCGCGCTCGCCTTCGTGGTGGCCGTCGGCATCGCCTACGCGCTGCTGCCGGGCATCAACGAGGTGCCGAAGGGCTTCCCGGCGGCGCTCGTCTGGCAGTTCCGGCTCGCCTCGCTCGCCATTCAGGCCGCGATGTGGACCACTTTCGGCCTGGCTTTCGGATTTCTTGCCGAACGGGCCCTTGCCCCCGCCCTCACTCCCAAGGAGGCTGTACAGCCTGCGAGTTGA
- a CDS encoding CbtB domain-containing protein: MADSAVPTTAAPLAVAPISLSALAPWALFVGVLMLVLLYLVGAEQGATAIFEGDTIHEWMHDGRHLLGFPCH; encoded by the coding sequence ATGGCCGACTCCGCCGTGCCCACGACTGCCGCCCCGCTGGCTGTCGCACCCATCTCGCTTTCCGCCCTGGCCCCTTGGGCGCTGTTCGTCGGCGTCCTGATGCTGGTCCTGCTCTACCTCGTCGGCGCCGAGCAGGGCGCCACCGCGATCTTCGAAGGCGACACCATCCACGAGTGGATGCACGACGGTCGCCACCTCCTCGGCTTCCCCTGCCACTGA